In Channa argus isolate prfri chromosome 15, Channa argus male v1.0, whole genome shotgun sequence, the DNA window GGCTTCTGACTAAGTCACTTGGTTGACTAGTAAACAATACATTGAAAATATAGTCAAACATCAACTATATGTCTGATATATCTGAAAATATATCTGACTGCTTACATTTGTTGCTTCTTTATCACTTTTTATCactaccttttgtttttttttttcattttaggtCTTGGATTGGATGCTAAATTTGGCAAGGCCCCCAAGAAGACAACACACTAAAACATTTGGGGTACATAGTAGGAAGGTAGAACTATTGcagaaaaaatgcaaacactcTATAGCCAGTGTCTTATTTTCATAAGACATTCTGTGCAGGCATAGTGTATGTGACCTATGATTTAAGTACAGTCAGATTTGTAACTGTATTTAAAGGAGAATTGTGATAGTTTTCAAATGCAGCTTTGTTGTGTACTGTTTAAGTAATGAAGAGACATGTTTTACCTGGGATAAACTCCTAAATGAACCACGATGAACCATTAACATCCTATTTGACCACAAGTGGCCATGTTTTTGTGCAGGAATTTGGTCTGACTCAAATCCACAGAAAACACTATTTAGGCAAATCCCTgtttcagaaaccagctcaCATCCTTTGGGCAGAAGTTAAACCACACAAAGCCTAAGATCTACATTTCCAGCATTAATTCATCAACCTATCAccaaaaaatgctttgtttatAAACGGTTCTATGTAGACTCTTATGTACAATCTTGaattatttttacttgtttttttttttacaggctgAAAATAATATGCCATAAAAGGGAAATTGTGATACTTTCTGgtgattttctgtttattacGCATACGTCACTTGGTTGTTAACATTAGTTACAGATCTCTGCTTGGGTACAGTTTGTTGGAAGTGGCTGTCCACCAGTAATTTGCGTATCCGATGGCcaactttcttttttcacttcttattttaccaaacagaaaaacagtgttACAGTGTTTTGATCTGTCTTCTTAAAAGCCATGCCTGTGGTTGAAAGGAACTGAGTACTGTAGTGTAGAGGTACTCAGTATACTTGagtattttccattttgctgctttatacttTATACTCCACTAAAGTATAGTACAATTCTAAAATGTCACAACTGTCTGACAACTTTGATCTTCagttactttgcagatgcagatttcaGATGTAAAAGAATATGCATTAGAAATCtcatgtattattatggatgaAGCAACTGTCAGTACACAAAGTAATTGCAATTAGCACGAACCTTATCATCTTCATCATTAGTGATGTTTAGACATTGATCCACCAATAATTCTAATACAATATTATAAATTTGTCAGAAATTCTTCCACAGTAGAAAGGTAAAGTATGATTATTTTGATACTTGAATTATATTTTGATGCTAATTCTGTTGTACAGTTATTTTTACATGCAGGGCTTAATTTTGAACAGTATTTCTGTTCTGTGTTAATGATCGTTTTGCCTAAGTAGAAGATTTGATTCCCACTGTTGGATGAATTATTTTGATTACACACAGTCTGGTTGATATTTTCAGTGAGAAACAGTTGTCAAGGTGGacttattattataaaaatgatttttttctgatCAAAGAAATCTTGTCCCTTTCAGTCGAAATACAGACAGAACAGCTACATTTGTGTAATATTCATTATGTCAATGACATTActgatttaaatgataaaaaatgtaaataaaatgaatttgttttttaatcaaatgcaaaatgaaaaactaatgtAACGTGATAGTAGACATTCTACATCGTTAAAATAAAGGAAGGTATAGTAGCGTTACGatacttaaaataatattaaatacacaTTACGTTACGTCACATTTATATACAGCGTTTACCGTGTTAACAACTAGGGCGTACAACACTAGTGTATggattagttttgttttgaggTAAAGCTGGTGATTGTGACATTTCAAGCCCACTTTAGCTTTGCCAGAATAAAATGCTGCGTGGAAACAAAGACTGAAGCGCTGAAGCAGCAtattgataaaaatgtaaagaaaatcgGTTTTCATTGCGTGCAGCATGACATAAATAATCTACAGAGtaagttttataataaaaatgtgtttattttgggcACTGTCGGTCAGGCAATATCACCAGCAGCCTATTTTTAGATTACTCGGCCTTTCTTCCGCCCATCTCATAGAATAAATTGCGCACCGTTTTGACGAGGCTCTTCCTAAACCGTTTATTTCTTCTCTGAGTTCAGATTAGACGACCTTTAAACAAGTCAAAATGCTCGCCTTAGTCCGCAAACAGCTAAGAAGTCATCCGGCTGTAAGTATAGTCCACATTTGTCTATAAAACACTCgtgttagagtttttttttgtgaaacagTATTAATCATGAATTTGTATGGCTAACTTAGCTTAGCCGAAGTAGGTAGCGTTGTTAGCGTTCAGCTAGCTAGCCCTCTGACTTTGACCGCACTGACTTTGAGAAGTTCTGTTAGCTAATGTAAATTTTGGCGGAGAAAAATCATCAAAttacttattttaatattaagctacgtttaaataaaacacattcccAGCACCACAGGTTTCAGTGACAGTTCTGGCATTTGGTGTCACGCTTCAAGCATTCCGTCACCTGAATGTTCACCTAGAGGGTCTGCTGTACTGGAAATAGCAGCTGCTAGCAATTAGCAAATTGCAACTTACTGTTAACTCATAAAAGAAATTACTATACATTAACACCAAACTTGTTACATCTGCTCAAGCTAAATTAGACACACGAGGCTTAAacaacattgtattttttttggttgCATTAAATAGGCCCATCTCTACAAAGGCGGAGTAAACAAATGGTGTGTAACGTTACCCACGTCATTATCAATAGGCAaggttgtgttttcagtgtacACGATCAGTCAGCAACCGGTGTGTTTACTGTTGTAGGGTAGTGTTACCTTGAGCATTTTACCCTTATGCTGTTAAAGATTTTTTTGCCTTCCTTTCTGTCACATTTAGCTTATCCCCCTCTTCATCTTCATTGGTGGTGGTGCCACAATGTCCATGATGTACCTCGCTCGTCTGGGTTTGAGAAACCCTGATGTCTGGTAAGGACTTCATTCGTTGCACAGAATTCATTGTTATATCTTTACTTGCATTCggttttcttttgttctgttgACAAAAgtttttgtgtctttagttATGTtgcataaattaaatatttgccaATCACTTATGTTTTGCAGCATCtgatgtaatttgttttttttccccttctgtaGCTGGGATAAGAACAACCCAGAGCCCTGGAACAAGCTGGGCCCAAATGATCAGTACAAGGTATGCTGCAGTCTGCGCTCAGGAAATTCTGATCTTACTGTTATAGTCATGTCTGTGCCTTGGAGTGTAGGTGGCTATGTTAAGGGATCGTAGTATGGATATTTGCCAGACTTGTGGCTGAGCTGCGGATTATATCCTTTAGTTGAATTAGTCAAATGCCGTAATCCGGTTAATGCTGACTTGTAGTAACAAATCTAATGAAGTAATTAACCGTTCACACACGCTTAATCAAAAGTAACACATTTTCAGAATGCCTTAATTGCTTAACTTTttagaaagcatttaaaatattaaaatatttcataattcAGCCTTTGAattttgtaattatatttaaaaaggcaTTCTTTGCGACACACcttaaaacaaaatcttcaaGTTGCCTGAATTCACTTTTGTTGgcattataaaatgttttacctcAATCTactatttttgtatttacagttttatgcAGTTAACATGGACTACAGCAAGCTGAAGAAGGATCGTCCTGATTTCTAAATATCATATCTGCTGGACCAAAATCACAAAAATGAGCTGATCCGCATGACACAATTTTGACTTTCTTGAGCAACCTGAAGAAGCAGAGGCTAAACCCGCacaataattcatattttactcCTTGAATTTCATTGGCCTTTTGCCTTTGGTAATCTTGTctcaaattgtattttaaagggTTGTCAATAAAGTCAGTGAGTGTTTTGTCCTCCATacagagaacattttttttttcatgtgcttGGTTTGTGTCTCAAGTGTATTACCATGTTTAAAAGCATATTGCACACACTTGCATTACCACTCAGACTACTTCTCAAATTCTAGTGTTGTTGTGCTCTGCTTCCCCTCTTTTTCCATATTCATCCAGCTGCTGGGTTAAGTACAGCATTGTTAATAGCATTTATTCAGGGCTTCATCAGTATGACAGACAAACCTaaacagtcaagtgctccacagaaccccacaggagatcctttctcccagtggccattaaacggCCACACAATTTCCCTacgggatcaataaagttgttgatcGTTAATGAAACCTCGCCATCATTTGTCCAGTTTGAGCGCCAACAGCTGGCCCTTTTGGatttcagaaaataatttagAGTAGATGAAGATAACATTGTGTCTTTCCTGGAAGGAAGACAATCACGTGTTGACACTGAGCAGTGGAAGCAGCACTCTATGGTGGGACGTGGAGTTGTTTCTCCTTATACAGTAGAATGCCATCGCTTTCAACCAGATGAGTTCGTAAATGTCAACAGGTCACAATGTTCCATCTGCAGCTTTGAGAAATGCGACAAGGATGAGCAGCCAACGCAGAGTAGAAAATGTCAAGGAGaccttcatatttgaatatAAGCCCACGTCTAAATCTTCAGCCAGCCTCTCCTTGGTTAGAGCGCTCCACACgtatcatttttttattcacctgGGGAATGAAAATTAACTTCTGGCACAACATGTAACAGTGCTTTATTTTGTTGACTCTACACTCTCAGCCCCCTCCACATAACTACCATTTCAAATAAGGTCTTGAATGTAACAAAAAATGCCTTTATTTTCTAAGCTCCTATTTGTTGATGTTCCTGTGATTTTCAGCTTAATGGAAGCAAAATGAAAGTAACAAACTGAATGGCTGGACTGCAAATGATAGAGGGagaacatttctaaatgtttcacTATGAGGAAAAGGCAACCTTACTTTTCTGCCTTATTTTATGCTGCTGCTAACTTTGCCTCTGCCAAGTAATAACCGAGCAATAGTGCTTCCATCCTGAAATGTTAAGCTAAAAGTTAAGGGATGTAATGTTTCATGAATTTAGTGCATTGAAttactaaaaaacattttaaggaacaattaaattataaaaggaAACATCTGATTTGGATGTATTCCAAAGGTTGCCATTAAGGGTAGTTACAGTACACAAGATTTAGATAAAAATCTAGCAGTAAGggcttttatatataaatatatatatttttgtacactttttaCATAATTGATTTTATAAGTCAGTATTGCTACACCTGAAGATTAAATACCTTTCTGTATTTACTTATCTTATACTGCTTAAACACTCAAAACTTAAAGCTTTTGGGTCTAGGTCATAGCTTAAcattaaagtgttttaatatttaatacttcAAAATACCTTTATTTCCTTCTAAGATGTATGTAAACACaccattcacatttttaaaaaatataaggGTAAATGGAAGTGGCCATTCTGTAGTAGTACAACAATCTACTTAAACTTTTTGAATTTCAATTGAGAAAAATCAAGATATTAAGATCTTGTTACCTGACATTAAAGCTCCATATCCAGCTATCTGGATCTTTGTTGATGGTTGAGGAACACTCCTAATTGCCAAAATAGGTAGTAGGTAACACTGAGGATCAGCTTTTGACAGACAGCTATAGAGTTCAAAGTTCGAATGGCTTTGTAACGGCGAAATCTCAGAGGACAACTTCGGAGCCAATGTGACCTGTATCTTTGCCCTCCTCCCTCTGACCCCTGACCGCTTTGTTGCATCCAGGCCTTTTCTGCTACACTGCAAAAGTAGCATTGAAAAAATAATGAGGGGAAAATAATGTGAGGCATGGCGTGAGGCGATTGCTGGTGCTGCAAATTGTCTTCTAAAGGTCATGCCAAAGGTCAGGCAGTCCAGAAACAGGGAGTACAGAGACTTCTGCACCATTCATACTAACAAAGTCCTTACTAAAGCATCTTCATAGTGCCTGTGTAAGTCTCAAAGTGGGCATAAGAGAAGGAATGATTAATGTACTTGATACACCTGTGCGATCCtaaactcacatacacacacacccagtcgCAAGAAAACGTAATGACACTGTTTgcagtttcctggttttctgcataaattggtcataaaaTATGATCTTATTTTCACTGAACTCATGAATATCAACGAACACAATATTTCTcagataataaaacacaaaaagtcatgatctttcatgtctctgtgaaacacaaacattaaacatacaaactaATGGTCAAAAAAGTTGTATCAACAGTCTCTTTATAACTGGTTGAACCAACTCTGGCAGCACTAACCTCACGCAAGGTCTTTCTGCAGCTGTGGATTAAACCTACTGGACAATCAGAAAAGCTCAGGCTTATTCATAGGATGTCTGGTGTGAACGAGTCTCTTGAcgtcattccacagcatctctgCCAGGTGAAGGTCTAAGCTCTGGACCACTCCAAAAGACACATATTGTGTCTCCAAAATCATTCTGCAGTAGATCTACTTCAGTGTTTAGCGTTTGTTTCCTGCTGCATCACTCAGATTCTTCTGAGCCTCACTTTGCAGATGGTCACTCTGACATTATACTGTAGGATACCTTAATAAACTTGGGAATTCATTTTCCTCCTCCACAGTGACACGCAGTCTAATTCAAAGGCAAAAAGCAGCCTCAAATCATGATGCTCCCTCCACTGTACTTTATTGGTGggattgtgtctttttgttggTACTCTTTTGTCACCATATATAGTGCTGTGTGTTCTTATCAATTCTCAACAATTCTACCTTTGTTTCATCTCTCCATCAGACAATTTTCTCAGCAGTGTCGTCAATTGTCAGGATGGTCTTTGGTAAACCTCAtgtgtgctgcagtgttgtttttggagagcaaTGGCTTCCTCTGTGGTGTCCTACTATAGATAGGGTGTTAACCAACTCCAACGAATCCCTCAAGTCTTTAGCTTTTACTTCAGGGTTTGTTTTTACCTTGTTTGACCGAAACAGCACAACTGAATTATGATTTATAAGTCTTTTAGGAAAATGGTCCATTTATATGTATCAAATTATTAATTCCCTTTCCCCTGATGTTAGAGACATGAATTCTGAGCTGTACAAGCAAATTCTACAAGAAAATGTCGAGGTAATCATCTCTGAACTTGAAGCTCAACAGGAAGTGAATCCTGCAGCAATGACTTACACCAAAGTTGTCCTGCCAAAGAATGATTAAGggagtattttatgttttggagTTACAAAGGAAAAGTTCTGAACTTCATCCACTAGAAATGCTGTGAAAAGACCTGAAGCAGGAAGTGAGTGCAAAGAGGCCAAGTAAAATTCTTAAGTTGAATCTGTGCGGTAGAGGGGAATGGGCTACAATCTCTCCCACCTGATGTGCAGGGCTAATGAACAGTTGCTAGAAACATTGACTTGAAGTTATTACTGCAAAACAGGGTCACGCCAGTCACTGAAGACACAAATTCACAGATATTTAGGATTGGGTCATTTTCcgcaataaataaattaataagtgTTTCTAGTTTTATGGATTTTAAAGTTGTAGACATCAAGCAAATTGAAAACCTTGTACAGGTTCACAACATGTACAAAAGACTGACGTAAAGTGATGACAACCTCTCAGGTTGTTGTATCTTTTGACATATTTGTATCTTGACTGTTTTAATTTTGCCACTGTGATTAACACAGTTTCAGCCATGTAGACAGCAGACAAGTGCAGATGACATTTAGCTTTCtgaaattactgttttttttatcaattgaAATCATTGCACCACAGAAAATAgacttattttgtcttttacagcTCCAATCCATAAAATAATGACTTCAAAGCATCTTTCcagatattaaaatgtgttcatgtccaatttaaacacactgtatcatgtttttaaaattgctctttcttttaaaaaagtattagtGGTTTCTGTTTCTGCATTTAGCAAATTTCACTGAATCGAAACACAATTAAAGTTCCACAATGTGTTATTTTCCATATTgtgcagaaaaggaaaaactgtgacGTTGCCTTTGTTAAAAAGATACTGACATGtagaaataaaatcacatacataaacact includes these proteins:
- the ndufa4a gene encoding cytochrome c oxidase subunit NDUFA4L encodes the protein MLALVRKQLRSHPALIPLFIFIGGGATMSMMYLARLGLRNPDVCWDKNNPEPWNKLGPNDQYKFYAVNMDYSKLKKDRPDF